A genome region from Coffea arabica cultivar ET-39 chromosome 7e, Coffea Arabica ET-39 HiFi, whole genome shotgun sequence includes the following:
- the LOC113723128 gene encoding phosphoenolpyruvate/phosphate translocator 2, chloroplastic-like, with protein MASCHLLRLSVVSTSTRPSKLKHEIFNSRRINPAARYHCHSSLSLNLKSTSFHCDRKLQKRTTFLLNSALGLGGSNTRTHFSFSAANKTSCHVKLRATAVPDNNAGESAKPNELLKTLQLGVMFVVWYSLNIYFNIFNKQVLKVFPHPTTVSAFQFGCGTMLVLFMWALNLHKRPTINRSQFEAIFLLAAGHTVGNLLTNISLGKVAVSFTHTIKAMEPFFTVLLSVLFLGERPSVWVVASLVPIVGGVALASFTETSFNWIGFGSAMASNLTNQSRNVYSKKVMVKEDALDNINLFSVMTITSFILLVPITVLIDGIKLSPSYLQYAASQGLNVREFLVRSLLAGFCFHSYQQISYMILQMVSPVTHSVGNCVKRVVVIVSSMIFFQTSVSTINALGTGIALAGVFLYSRAKRIKPTPKVA; from the exons ATGGCGAGCTGCCATCTGCTACGACTCTCGGTTGTCTCTACTTCCACAAGACCTTCAAAACTCAAGCACGAAATCTTCAACAGCAGAAGAATCAACCCAGCTGCGAGATACCACTGCCACTCCTCTCTGTCTCTGAATCTAAAATCAACATCTTTCCACTGCGACCGCAAACTCCAGAAGAGGACTACTTTCCTACTGAACTCTGCTTTAGGATTAGGCGGCTCCAATACAAGAACCCATTTCTCATTTTCTGCAGCAAATAAAACCTCGTGCCATGTCAAGCTCAGAGCCACAGCAGTTCCTGATAATAATGCGGGCGAGTCCGCCAAGCCGAATGAGCTGCTGAAGACTTTGCAGCTCGGGGTGATGTTCGTAGTCTGGTACTCGTTGAATATATACTTCAACATTTTCAACAAGCAG GTTTTGAAGGTATTTCCACACCCAACAACAGTTTCAGCATTCCAATTTGGTTGCGGAACCATGCTTGTACTCTTTATGTGGGCACTGAATCTCCATAAAAGGCCGACGATCAACAGATCTCAG TTTGAAGCAATATTCTTGCTGGCTGCGGGGCACACTGTGGGGAACCTCCTAACCAACATCAGTCTTGGAAAAGTAGCGGTTTCTTTCACTCATACCATCAAAGCCATGGAGCCTTTCTTCACTGTACTTCTTTCTGTCCTCTTTCTTGGCGAG CGGCCATCTGTCTGGGTAGTTGCTTCCCTGGTGCCTATAGTTGGAGGAGTGGCATTGGCATCATTCACGGAGACATCTTTTAATTG GATAGGCTTTGGGAGCGCAATGGCCTCCAATCTGACCAATCAATCACGTAATGTCTACAGCAAAAAGGTCATGGTAAAGGAG GACGCTTTGGACAATATCAATCTCTTCTCTGTCATGACTATCACTTCATTTATCCTTCTGGTACCCATTACTGTTTTGATTGACGGGATCAAGCTTAGTCCATCGTACCTTCAATATGCT GCGAGTCAGGGCTTGAATGTTAGAGAATTTCTGGTGAGATCTCTGTTAGCTGGTTTCTGCTTCCACAGTTACCAACAG ATTTCTTACATGATACTTCAAATGGTGTCACCAGTGACTCATTCAGTAGGCAACTGTGTGAAGCGGGTTGTGGTCATTGTATCCTCAATGATCTTCTTCCAGACATCTGTCTCAACAATAAACGCCCTTG GAACTGGTATTGCTCTTGCTGGAGTCTTTCTATATTCAAGGGCAAAGCGAATAAAACCAACGCCTAAGG